One part of the Lytechinus pictus isolate F3 Inbred chromosome 3, Lp3.0, whole genome shotgun sequence genome encodes these proteins:
- the LOC129255538 gene encoding speckle-type POZ protein-like → MWTINNFSFCREEMGEVLKSSTFSSGANDKLKWCLRVNPKGLDEESKDYLSLYLLLVSCNKAEVRAKFKFSILNAKREETKAMESQRAYKFVQGKDWGFKKFIRRDFLMDEANGLLPDDKLTLFCEVSVVADTVNVYGQSNQSQLKVPECRLADDLSALLERAAFSDVTLCVNGQEFKAHTAILAARSPVFNAMFEHEMEEKRHGRVEITDVEHSVMKEILRFIYTGKAPNLEKMADELLAAADKYALDRLKVMCEEALCTNLTIDNVADILVLADLHSADQLKAVAIDYTNSHATEVMDTNGWKTMVHSHPGLVADAFRALATSQSPPFMGLPRKRLKQN, encoded by the exons ATGTGGACAATTAACAACTTTAGCTTTTGTCGAGAAGAGATGGGAGAAGTGCTGAAGAGTTCAACATTTTCATCAGGTGCTAATGACAAGCTAAAATG GTGTTTGCGTGTGAACCCGAAGGGCCTTGATGAAGAGAGCAAGgattatctctctctctatctcctcCTTGTGTCCTGTAATAAAGCTGAAGTCAGGGCCAAGTTTAAGTTTTCTATACTCAATGCCAAGAGAGAAGAAACAAAAGCCATGG AGAGCCAACGAGCATACAAATTTGTCCAGGGCAAGGATTGGGGATTCAAGAAATTCATAAGGAGAGATTTCTTGATGGATGAGGCCAACGGTTTACTTCCAGATGATAAACTTACCCTCTTCTGTGAG GTGAGTGTTGTCGCAGATACAGTAAATGTCTATGGACAGTCTAACCAATCACAGCTCAAGGTACCGGAATGCAGATTAGCGGATGACCTCAGTGCGTTACTAGAGAGGGCAGCATTCAGTGATGTCACTCTGTGTGTCAATGGTCAAGAGTTCAAAGCTCACACAGCAATCCTTGCAG CAAGATCTCCAGTCTTCAATGCTATGTTTGAGCATGAAATGGAAGAGAAGAGACATGGAAGGGTGGAAATCACGGATGTTGAACACAGTGTTATGAAGGAAATTTTAAGGTTCATCTACACGGGCAAGGCTCCTAACCTTGAGAAAATGGCTGATGAGTTACTAGCAGCAGCAGACAAG TATGCATTAGATCGGCTGAAGGTTATGTGCGAAGAGGCATTATGTACCAATTTAACGATAGACAATGTTGCAGATATCCTGGTTTTAGCAGACCTTCATAGCGCAGATCAACTTAAAGCTGTAGCCATCGATTACACAAATAG CCATGCAACAGAGGTAATGGATACCAATGGATGGAAAACAATGGTGCACAGTCATCCAGGGCTGGTTGCTGATGCTTTCCGAGCGCTGGCCACATCACAAAGTCCGCCTTTCATGGGCCTACCAAGGAAGAGACTTAAGCAGAACTGA